gaacgctgtttatgatatctctcctcggtcgaaccgagttttttttttttgtttagtttgaaatctgttactacgcagttgagcacgacgatagtttcaaggaggggtaataataaaagaaaagaattgagaaatataaagagaataaaggatagaaagacaaaatagaataattataagctcaaactcttccctgtgcttttcccacatgaagaagtctcttataacccgaaggcttgatgagaaaacacaaagtcgaggagaaaattgaaaaggatgaagcagtaattcgccctccccacgtcccttacacgaggagactcctataacccgaaggcttgataagggaacgtgaggcggacaaatttatagaattttgCAGACGTGACAGTAaagtatatatttaatttaattataattatttataaatttatatacaaggatttaataatatataaaattatattaataaatagtaatttatatatttattataaatatatatgcaGTTCCACCGGGACAACGGTCGTGAGCGAACGTGTGCCGTGAGTTATCCCGTTAGAGAGTGGTTACAGAGTGAAAAGTTGGAAAAAGTGTGAAAGAAAGGGTTAAGGTTAATAGAAAGTGTGAGTAGACAAGGGAGGGAAATAGTGGAAGCATAGGGAAATATTAAAGAGAGTGAGGTAAGAAGAAAATCGGTGTTAAGTAGAACCTTTGATAGTGAGGTTAGGAGGAGAGAAGGCCTGAAATGAGCGCGAAGAGAGGAAAGAGGAAACGGAGAGAGACACCTAGGAGACAGGTGCGAAAAAGGCGGCACAGAAGAAGCCTCGGTAGGTAAGGAAGGGACAGACGAAAGAGGAAGATGTAGCATGGAGGATAGAGTAGAGCaagaaaaggagaagagaaaaaaagtgGAAGGGAAGGATGATACAGGAAAAGCTGATAAAGGCGGAAAAAGAGGGAGACCGACCAACGTGGCGGTGccgaaaaaagaaaggagtaTAAGTATGGGAAACATGACGAGCATAGAAGAAATTCggaaaaggaagagagaaacggaagcagaagaggaggaagggaGAGAAGAAGGAGTGGAGTGTAATCCGCAAGCAGAGGGATGGATGTTCATGGTGAGTAGTCTAGTGGAAAGATTGccggagaagaagaaagagagaatgGAAGAAGAAAGCGGAATTGGAGAGATAAAGAGGATGATTAGAGATTTGGGAGAAGGATTGAGTAAGAAAATAGACGAAAGCGCAAAGAACCAGAGAAAAGAAATGAGAGAAGGGATAGCGGgagtaaaaaaggaaatagaaaaggaaataggtaatttaaaagaagaaatcaaAAAAAGAGAGGACAAGTGGATGGCGCAGAGGAAGGAGTTAGAAGAGAAAGTGGAAGGACTCGAGAAAAAGGTGGAAGAGTTAGAAAGGGAGGAAAAAGAGAACGTCAAATGGAACAAATTAGaggaaaaaatacaaaatatagaACAGGGAGcaaaagagaaaaggaggaCGGGGGAGGAAGAAGATAAAATAACGGAAAAGTTGAGAAAATTTGAGGGTAGGTTGGAACggaaggaaaaggaagaaaaaaggaaaaacataaTAATTAAAGGGGCGAAAGTAAAAAGAGAGGAGATGAGAGAAAAAGCAAAGGAGATAATGAAAGCAATCGGGGTTCAGGACGCGGTAGAGGAGCTGAAAGCAGCAGGATTTGGAGAAGGGGGAAAAGTAGTAAGCATGGTACAAATAAAGCTGAAGACCATAGAGCACAAAAGAAGCGTAATGACGAAGAAGAAAGCGCTGAAAGGCAGGGAGGAAAGAATAGAAGAGGACTTGACATCGAAAGAAAGGAGGATACAATGGAAGCTAAGAAGGATAGCAAaggaggaaagagaaaaaggaaagaatgtGTGGGTGGACTATGGAAGAATCAGAATTGAAGGGAAATGGTGGAGGTAGGAGGAGGGCAGTGAGGCCCTGAAGGACGGGGAAGGGAGAGAATGGTATGAAAAACAGAGGGGCTCGGGCAATGTTGGGGAAGAAAGGTGAGGGATAAAAGGGGAGAACGAGTGGGTCAAGTGAGGGACGAAGAAAGGAGCGAAAGGGGGAGAGGTAGGGAGAAAgagatggaaaaagaaaagaaacagaagagaaagaagaggagtGGGGAAAGGacagaagaggaaaaaagagaggaagaaaaagaaaaggacgCAAGAACAGAGGTAGAAAAAGAGTGGTGGAAATAGGGTTTTGGAACTGCGCGGGAATCAGAAATAAAGATGAAGACTGCTGGAATACGATTATACAGTGGGACGTAGTAGTCCTAATGGAGACTTGGCTGGAACAGAAAGGATGGGAGAAGATAGAAGGATGGCTACCAAAAGGATATAGATGGGAAGCACAGTTGgcagaaaggaaaaataaaaaagggagGGCAATTGGCGGAATGCTGATGGGGGTGAAGGAATATCTGATGGGAAACGAAGGAAGgataataaaagaagagaaaaaggcAGGAATAATGACAGCGGAATTCAAGAGAGGGGAAGAGAAATGGAGAGTAGTGGGAGTATACGTGAACGCGGATATAGAGGAAAAATGGAGGAACTCAGGACAAGAATGGAAGATgtagaagaggaaagaataaCAATAATAGGAGGAGATTTCAACGCGAGAACAGGGGAAGAAGGAGGGAGAGGGAAGTGgagggaggaggaggaggaagagggagaaagaaaatCAAAAGATGGAAAGCAAAATGCGGAGGGGAGAGTTATGCTAGAGGCACAGAGAGGGACAGGGTGGGAAATACTGAATGGGAACATGAGGGGGGACGAAGAAGGAGAGTTCACATACACGGGAGCAAGGGGAAACACAGTGATAGACTATATAATAGTAGAAGACGAGGGTAAGGAGAGAATCAAAAGGATGGAGATAGGGTGGTGGGAAGAAGAGTGGAGGAAAGGAAGAATGGGGGCAGAGAAGTACAGAGAAGCCAAAAGGGAATACAACAGACTATGCGgaacaaaaaaggaaaaagtaaACGAGAGTTTCAAAAAAGAGGTGGAAGAAGCAAGAACAGAAGGTGAGgtatggaaaataataaatagggaaaggaaaagaagagggAGAACGAAAACGGGcataaaagaagagaaatggagAAAGCATTTCGTGAACCTACTGGGCGAATCAGAGGAAAAGGTAGTAATGGGGGGAGAAAGAGAACGGGAAAGAGACGAGGAAGCGGAtataagaaaagaagaaataagaaaagcgGTGGCGAAACTAAAGGATGGGAAAGCGACAGGGGGCGATGAGATCCTCAACGAAGTGTAGAAATATGGCGGCGAAGAAGTAATGAACTGGGCATGGGAAATATGCAACAGGGTATGGAGAGGAGAGAGATGGCCAGAGGGCTGGAAGGAAGGGTTAATAGCACCcataaaagaaaaggagatGGCAAACAAGCATCTGACTACAGGGAGGTGACGCTAATGCCCACGCTATACAAGATATATGCAGCGGTCCTGACGGAAAGGCTGAGAGagaaagtagaggaaaaaggaaTGTTACCGGAAAACCAGACGGGATTTCGAAGAGGGATGGGGACAACGGacaatatttatgtatttaattATCTGGTGAACAGACAGATAAGGAGGCCAAAAGGGAAAGTGATCGCGTTTTTTATAGACCTGAGGACAGCATTTGATTCGGTGGATAGAGGAGCCCTGATGGAGGCGCTAAGAGAAAGAGGCGTAAGGGAAGGGTtaagaaaaaggataaaagagATTTTGAGGGAGACCAGAAGCAGGGTAAAAACAGGTGAAGGGATAACAGAACCTTTTTGGGCAGCGAAAGGAGTAAGGCAAGGGTGTCCACTAAGCCCGTTGCTGTACAACCTGCTGACGGCAGACATGGAGGAGAAGATGAGAaagggaggaggaggagggatAAAGATCGGAGGAAGGAAAATATATACTTTGGCCTACACGGATGACGTGGTGGTACTGACAGAGGAGGAAGGGGATATGAGGGTGATATTAGGGAGATCAGAGAGATAACTGGATGAATAAAGACTAGAACTGAATCAGGATAAATCAAAAATAATGAGGTTCAGAAAAGGAGCGTGTAACCGAAAAGCGTGGTCTGCGAGGGCGGAGAGTGAAACACGCACCTTACTAGATTAATAATTGAGTTTATTTACACTATTTACAGTAATGCGTGGGCAGAATACATATAAAGCGCGTGGACAGAGAAAACTACAGAGTCGCGTGGTCAAAATGGCGGTCTTGTCTGGAATATTCGCGTGGTCGGAAGCACGTGCGCTCACGGTAAGCGTTCaaacaagaagaacaagaatcgatcatggcgtcgatcgtgccggttccgcgtggagaggggaccgcgtggacaaagtgggcccgagaggtgctgccgctatcggtaacgacgcaccaacgaaatactttcgttgccaacttcgtgGTCTGCGACCaatttggggaatttcgccaacagaGCGGGAAGATGGAAGAAAGCGGAGTGGCGGtggaagggaaagaaaatataGGAGGTAGACCAGTTTAAATATCTGGGGTACGTTTTCAGGAGAAATGGGGGCAGCGAACTACAGGTAAAGGATAGAATCAAGAAAGCAGGAATTGTGATGAGACAAGTATGGGGGATCGGAAAAAGAAGATTCGGAAAAAACTGGAAGAGAAGCATTTGGTTATGGGATAAACTGGTATGGACGGTCATAGCATATGGAGCGGAAATATGGGGATGGAGGGAATGGAGAGAGATAGAGGGGGTACACGAGAGGTTTCTGA
The genomic region above belongs to Osmia bicornis bicornis unplaced genomic scaffold, iOsmBic2.1, whole genome shotgun sequence and contains:
- the LOC114881304 gene encoding golgin subfamily A member 6-like protein 6, with product MEDRVEQEKEKRKKVEGKDDTGKADKGGKRGRPTNVAVPKKERSISMGNMTSIEEIRKRKRETEAEEEEGREEGVECNPQAEGWMFMVSSLVERLPEKKKERMEEESGIGEIKRMIRDLGEGLKEIKKREDKWMAQRKELEEKVEGLEKKVEELEREEKENVKWNKLEEKIQNIEQGAKEKRRTGEEEDKITEKLRKFEGRLERKEKEEKRKNIIIKGAKVKREEMREKAKEIMKAIGVQDAVEELKAAGFGEGGKVVSMVQIKLKTIEHKRSVMTKKKALKGREERIEEDLTSKERRIQWKLRRIAKEEREKGKNVWVDYGRIRIEGKWWR